The following proteins are co-located in the Komagataeibacter sp. FNDCF1 genome:
- a CDS encoding urease accessory protein UreE encodes MTRVAEILPAGSWTEDSAADVFAADYEGRHRRRMMLPLRSGAKVLLDLDHARLLHDGDGLRLEDGRIIRVEAMAEDLMAVTAHDALHLLRLAWHLGNRHLPAAIEEQRILVRQDHVIADMIRGLGGHVRTVQAPFDPESGAYAGRTGAHGHTHDHNHDHAHSHDHGGGHHHHSHD; translated from the coding sequence ATGACCCGTGTTGCCGAAATCTTGCCAGCGGGAAGCTGGACCGAAGACAGTGCGGCGGATGTATTCGCCGCCGATTATGAGGGCCGCCACCGCCGGCGCATGATGCTGCCCCTGCGTTCGGGCGCGAAAGTGCTGCTGGACCTGGACCATGCCCGCCTGCTGCATGATGGTGACGGCCTGCGGCTGGAGGATGGCCGTATCATACGGGTCGAGGCCATGGCGGAGGACCTGATGGCAGTTACCGCACATGACGCGCTGCATCTGCTGCGGCTGGCCTGGCATCTGGGCAACCGGCATCTGCCCGCCGCCATTGAAGAACAGCGTATCCTTGTGCGTCAGGACCATGTGATTGCCGACATGATCCGTGGCCTTGGTGGGCATGTCCGTACCGTGCAGGCCCCCTTTGACCCCGAAAGCGGGGCCTATGCCGGGCGCACGGGCGCACATGGACACACTCACGATCACAATCACGACCATGCCCATTCCCATGACCATGGCGGCGGTCACCACCATCATTCGCATGACTGA
- a CDS encoding urease accessory protein UreF: MAGQDFLRLLSWVSPAFPTGGYAYSHGLEWAVERGAVCDVDTLCAWISALLRHGSMGNDLIILHAAWNAGEDDMRLRDIARFACACASSRERYEETIHQGEAFLRAAGVWDVVPPRAALAGVRWPLPVAQGVVFRRGGVACGQAVLSGGYAAVAALVSAAVRLVPLGQTDGLRALSRMEPVVAAVARHAREQTLEDVGGACFGSDLAAMHHETQETRLFRT, encoded by the coding sequence CTGGCCGGGCAGGATTTCCTGCGGCTCCTGTCATGGGTATCGCCTGCTTTCCCTACGGGCGGCTATGCCTACAGCCATGGACTGGAATGGGCGGTTGAGCGCGGCGCCGTATGTGATGTGGACACGCTGTGCGCATGGATCAGCGCCCTGTTGCGGCATGGCAGCATGGGCAACGACCTCATCATCCTGCACGCGGCATGGAATGCTGGCGAGGATGACATGCGCCTGCGTGATATCGCCCGGTTCGCCTGTGCCTGCGCGTCATCACGGGAGCGGTATGAGGAAACCATCCATCAGGGCGAGGCCTTCCTGCGCGCGGCCGGGGTATGGGACGTCGTACCGCCAAGGGCTGCCCTGGCGGGCGTGCGCTGGCCCCTGCCAGTGGCGCAGGGAGTTGTGTTCCGTCGTGGGGGTGTTGCGTGTGGGCAGGCCGTGCTTTCGGGGGGATATGCGGCAGTGGCCGCCCTTGTCTCCGCCGCCGTAAGGCTGGTGCCGCTGGGCCAGACCGACGGGCTGCGCGCGCTTTCCCGGATGGAGCCCGTTGTGGCGGCGGTGGCGCGGCATGCACGGGAGCAGACACTGGAAGACGTGGGCGGGGCCTGTTTTGGCTCCGACCTTGCGGCCATGCATCACGAAACCCAGGAAACAAGGTTGTTCAGGACATGA
- the ureG gene encoding urease accessory protein UreG: protein MTKAKHGPLRAGIGGPVGTGKTALMDALCRHFRDDYNIAAITNDIYTREDAEFLTRAGSLPPERIMGIETGGCPHTAIREDASINLSGIAELTDRFAGLDLVLVESGGDNLAATFSPELADLTIYVIDVSAGDKIPRKGGPGITRSDLLVINKIDLAPHVGADLGVMDRDSRRMRGTRPFVFANIRAGEGVEAIARFIIEQGGL from the coding sequence ATGACAAAGGCAAAACACGGTCCGCTGCGCGCGGGCATTGGTGGACCGGTCGGCACGGGCAAGACGGCATTGATGGATGCGCTGTGCCGCCATTTTCGGGATGACTACAATATCGCCGCCATCACGAATGACATCTACACGCGTGAGGATGCCGAATTCCTGACCCGCGCGGGTTCGCTGCCGCCCGAGCGGATCATGGGCATCGAGACTGGCGGCTGCCCGCATACCGCGATTCGTGAGGATGCCAGCATCAACCTGTCCGGCATTGCGGAACTGACGGACCGCTTCGCCGGGCTGGATCTGGTGCTGGTGGAAAGCGGGGGGGACAACCTTGCCGCCACCTTCAGCCCGGAACTGGCGGACCTGACCATCTATGTCATTGATGTCTCGGCTGGTGACAAGATCCCGCGCAAGGGTGGGCCCGGCATTACACGCAGTGACCTGCTGGTCATCAACAAGATCGACCTTGCGCCGCATGTGGGCGCGGACCTTGGTGTAATGGACCGTGACAGCAGGCGCATGCGCGGCACGCGGCCTTTCGTGTTCGCCAATATCCGTGCGGGCGAGGGGGTGGAGGCGATTGCCCGCTTCATTATCGAACAGGGTGGCCTGTAA
- a CDS encoding porin: protein MMNRKKKLLRCGSILSACAAIGTALPQQARGATTVNFGKDQFFTLGLGVRAQYLSHDTTMPKNGDAASASDLRIYMGAQFHKYVKSTLNLERLRDGNWNVLDGILQVERWKAFNVWGGRMLTPSDRSNLDGPYFLSTYAFPLVSQYPGAWSGRDDGISVWGKLLKDHFRYVAGVYRGHNWVRGGSNYGEHPLFAARLEYNFLDPEPSPAYYTASTYYGKADILAIGLAGQYETDGVGTAEQKGDYRAWNIDGLFEKRIGKNARGGVYTLEGAYYQYYTGGVKDIAAGYGQKSADYGNVGGVSDGTAFLASTAYLIPYRLGWGRIQPLVRYQEFRFRKDMYGPGHPKTTQFDAGANYVMDGHNLRFTFDYARYKPQGTRAIGAFLLGMQFQY from the coding sequence ATGATGAACCGGAAGAAAAAACTGCTGCGTTGCGGCAGTATCCTGTCGGCCTGTGCCGCAATCGGGACCGCCCTGCCGCAGCAGGCCCGCGGCGCTACAACCGTCAATTTTGGCAAGGACCAGTTCTTTACCCTTGGCTTGGGTGTCAGGGCGCAGTATCTCAGCCATGATACCACCATGCCGAAGAATGGCGATGCCGCCAGCGCCAGCGATCTGCGTATCTACATGGGTGCGCAGTTCCATAAATACGTCAAGTCCACGCTCAACCTTGAACGCCTGCGTGACGGGAACTGGAACGTGCTCGATGGCATCCTGCAGGTCGAGCGGTGGAAGGCGTTCAATGTCTGGGGCGGCCGCATGCTGACCCCCAGTGACCGCTCAAACCTTGATGGCCCGTATTTCCTCAGCACCTACGCCTTCCCGCTGGTATCGCAGTATCCCGGCGCGTGGTCGGGGCGTGATGACGGCATTTCCGTATGGGGCAAGCTGCTCAAGGACCACTTCCGCTACGTGGCGGGTGTCTATCGCGGGCATAACTGGGTCAGGGGTGGATCCAACTATGGCGAACATCCGCTGTTTGCCGCCCGTCTGGAATACAACTTCCTCGATCCCGAACCCTCGCCCGCCTATTACACGGCCAGTACCTATTACGGTAAGGCGGACATCCTCGCCATTGGCCTTGCCGGGCAGTATGAAACCGATGGCGTGGGCACCGCGGAGCAGAAAGGCGACTACAGGGCATGGAATATTGATGGCCTGTTCGAAAAACGCATCGGCAAAAACGCCCGCGGTGGCGTGTACACGCTGGAAGGGGCGTACTACCAGTACTATACCGGCGGCGTGAAGGATATTGCCGCGGGCTACGGGCAGAAATCAGCCGATTACGGCAATGTGGGCGGCGTCAGTGACGGCACGGCGTTCCTGGCCAGCACGGCCTACCTCATCCCCTACAGGCTGGGCTGGGGGCGGATCCAGCCGCTGGTGCGCTATCAGGAGTTCCGTTTCAGGAAGGACATGTATGGCCCCGGTCACCCCAAGACCACGCAGTTCGATGCCGGCGCCAATTATGTCATGGACGGGCATAACCTGCGCTTCACCTTTGATTATGCCCGCTACAAGCCCCAGGGCACGCGCGCGATCGGCGCCTTCCTGCTGGGCATGCAGTTCCAGTACTGA
- a CDS encoding response regulator, whose amino-acid sequence MDETLAEGGYTVLLAQSGRAALEVVARTVPDLIMVDALMPGMNGWDVCTTLRHDMRLAAVPIIFMTGLTETEHVIRAFEAGAADYVTKPLRLEEVMARIGVRIEAAARIRSAHGALDHAGRFLFATSRTGTVLWATPQAGLILDELADTTGAAIPLPGMLPAPGGVLLRQGMGEHEFVLILVGATGPDELLLRITRQALFPERILRERLGLSTREAEVLLWISRGKTSRDIADILQVSPRTIDKHIEQIYNKTGLSTRAAAAATASRLLRDE is encoded by the coding sequence ATGGATGAAACACTGGCCGAAGGCGGCTATACGGTGCTGCTGGCACAGTCGGGCCGGGCCGCGCTGGAGGTGGTGGCGCGCACCGTGCCCGACCTGATCATGGTCGATGCCCTGATGCCCGGCATGAACGGGTGGGATGTATGCACGACCCTGCGCCATGACATGCGGCTGGCTGCCGTGCCCATCATCTTCATGACCGGCCTGACCGAGACGGAACACGTCATCCGCGCCTTTGAGGCCGGGGCAGCTGATTACGTGACAAAACCCCTGCGGCTGGAAGAAGTCATGGCCCGTATTGGCGTGCGCATCGAAGCGGCGGCGCGCATCCGCTCGGCCCATGGCGCGCTGGACCATGCCGGGCGCTTCCTGTTCGCCACCAGCCGCACCGGCACCGTGCTGTGGGCCACCCCGCAAGCCGGGCTTATCCTGGATGAACTGGCGGACACGACGGGGGCCGCCATCCCTCTGCCCGGCATGCTGCCCGCACCCGGTGGGGTACTGCTGCGCCAGGGCATGGGCGAGCACGAATTCGTCCTGATCCTGGTCGGCGCCACCGGGCCGGACGAACTGCTGCTGCGTATTACCCGACAGGCGCTGTTTCCCGAACGGATACTGCGTGAGCGACTGGGCCTGAGCACGCGGGAAGCGGAAGTGCTTTTATGGATATCACGCGGCAAGACCAGCCGTGACATTGCCGATATCCTGCAGGTCAGCCCCCGCACGATCGACAAGCATATCGAGCAGATCTACAACAAGACCGGCCTGAGCACGCGCGCCGCGGCCGCGGCCACCGCATCGCGCCTGTTGCGCGATGAGTAG
- a CDS encoding IS5 family transposase, translated as MVTWTGIARREYSRERLRYPSDMTDGEWTLIMPFVPPAKRGGRPRTTDMREVVNAMLYIASAGCAWRLLPKCFPPVSTIRRYFYAWRDAGVFEVMNTVLVMSLREIEGRDASPSAGVIDSQSVKTTESGGISGYDAGKKVKGRKRHIVTDTCGFLIFLLVHAADIQDRDGAVDVLAAIRRRFPWLRHIFADGGYAGDKLRSALASMGKWTLEIIRRSDTVKGFQILPRRWVVERTFAWLGRCRRLAKDWEQSIASSTAWTLIASIRMLTRRTARHCQG; from the coding sequence ATGGTGACATGGACTGGTATTGCCCGGCGCGAGTATAGCCGGGAAAGATTGCGATATCCATCGGACATGACGGACGGGGAGTGGACTTTGATCATGCCATTTGTGCCCCCGGCGAAACGGGGCGGTCGTCCGCGCACGACGGATATGCGCGAGGTGGTCAATGCGATGCTCTACATAGCCTCGGCCGGGTGTGCGTGGCGTCTGCTGCCGAAATGCTTTCCGCCGGTCTCGACCATCAGGCGCTATTTTTACGCCTGGCGTGATGCCGGAGTGTTCGAGGTCATGAATACGGTGCTGGTCATGAGCCTGCGCGAGATCGAGGGACGTGACGCCTCTCCGAGCGCGGGCGTGATTGACAGCCAGTCGGTGAAAACCACGGAAAGCGGCGGGATTTCGGGCTATGACGCGGGGAAGAAGGTCAAGGGCCGCAAGCGCCATATCGTGACGGATACCTGCGGCTTCCTGATCTTTCTCCTCGTTCATGCCGCTGATATCCAGGACCGTGATGGGGCCGTTGATGTTCTGGCAGCGATACGCAGGCGCTTTCCCTGGCTGCGCCACATCTTCGCTGATGGCGGCTATGCTGGCGACAAATTGCGATCCGCGCTCGCCTCCATGGGAAAATGGACCCTCGAAATCATCAGGCGGTCCGATACGGTGAAGGGTTTTCAGATCCTGCCGCGTCGCTGGGTGGTGGAACGGACATTCGCATGGCTGGGACGATGCAGGCGGCTCGCCAAAGATTGGGAACAATCCATTGCTTCCTCAACCGCATGGACATTGATCGCCTCAATCCGAATGCTCACACGACGGACAGCAAGGCATTGTCAGGGTTGA
- a CDS encoding ATP-binding protein has translation MPDPTSRLRIVRPRRAYSRWAANQTFEDYALRFTARRARTATPMRAALTALGSISFLALEAIGGTLTLAFGFANTAVAIALVTAVIFTITLPLCVTAARAGLDIDLLTRGTGFGYIGSTITSLLYASFTFIFFGLEAAILAGTLHALLGMPLWLAYLLCAAIVIPLVTWGMTFIARFQIATQPVWFALNIIPLAVVVATHRDLLHAWTRSGGLLTRPGMLDPIAIGTAASLMIVLVCQSAEQIDFLRFLPPPTAATRRQWWTALILGGPGWAVLDAFKLLAGSLLAWILLRAGFPAQQAVQPGLMYRFAWGTFTPAPVATFLTVALVALAQVKVNITNAYAGSLAWSNFFSRLTHTHPGRVFYVVFNVAIAFVLMEAGLVSTIQTGITLYGVLACAWIGAIVGDVTICKPLGLSPALVEFKRAMLPDFNIVGLGAWALAAGTGLAAYRGAFGAHAAAYAPFLTLAVAWATAPVLAWLTHGRTYLARPQPAGWNTRPAMECVICEHTFEAEDMASCPAYGGTICSLCCSLDGRCRDRCKPVSTRMGSQLTAPLRALPPSVRRRLLAPGGRFALMLGGMTLGLGLVAWQMGYAWNGMFLLVLVASAIGTWLLVMAQEGRRTATRETLHQTRLLMNEIRARRRTDHALKHAREKAEAASLAKTRYISGISHEIRSPLNAIMGYIQLLQHDARLPPERHRALGTMRESGEHITSILSGLLDISRIEAGRIELHADTVALPAFLESVAQMIRPQAMAKGLDLVWQPGYLPAVVTCDEHRLRQILLNLLSNAVKFTRRGSVTFSARWHGQIAEFIIADTGPGIAEADYTRIFEPFERGAGSAGVPGTGLGLTITRLLTEILGGELTFTSKPGEGSRFRVRLMLSNRQVEPAPQLPAIPVGYEGTRRTVLVVDDNAEHRLIMREILEHCGFVFEGAENGAECLDRLPIVRPDLLLLDLSMPGMDGRDLALRIRQSPFSSVPIMFLTGNLVESADRHVPSLDDCPVLGKPVNLSVLITEIGQMLDLAWIFPTDGMAGTVDGPTAPAAPLPEAERATLLGLLDAGNMRRLREHLVMLQTENPTLREALAPLGELAATYQLEALRHHLEPPAP, from the coding sequence GTGCCCGACCCGACCAGCCGCCTGCGTATCGTACGTCCCCGCCGGGCCTACAGCCGCTGGGCCGCGAACCAGACATTCGAGGATTACGCCCTGCGCTTCACCGCGCGCCGTGCCCGCACGGCAACACCCATGCGCGCAGCGCTGACGGCACTGGGGTCGATCTCTTTCCTGGCGCTGGAAGCCATAGGCGGCACGCTTACGCTGGCCTTCGGTTTTGCCAACACGGCGGTGGCCATCGCCCTTGTCACCGCTGTCATCTTCACCATCACCCTGCCGCTATGCGTGACCGCGGCACGCGCCGGGCTGGATATCGACCTGCTGACGCGCGGGACGGGGTTCGGCTATATCGGCTCGACCATCACGTCCCTGCTCTATGCCAGCTTTACCTTCATCTTCTTCGGGCTGGAGGCGGCCATACTGGCGGGTACGCTGCATGCGTTGCTGGGCATGCCGCTATGGCTGGCCTACCTGCTGTGCGCGGCCATCGTCATTCCACTGGTCACGTGGGGCATGACGTTCATCGCCCGTTTCCAGATCGCGACACAGCCGGTCTGGTTCGCGCTGAACATCATTCCGCTGGCCGTTGTGGTGGCAACACATCGTGACCTGCTGCATGCATGGACCCGTTCGGGTGGCCTGCTGACCCGGCCCGGCATGCTGGACCCCATCGCCATAGGCACGGCGGCCTCGCTCATGATCGTGCTGGTGTGCCAGAGCGCCGAACAGATCGATTTCCTGCGCTTCCTGCCACCCCCCACCGCTGCCACCCGGCGGCAGTGGTGGACAGCACTAATACTGGGCGGCCCGGGCTGGGCCGTGCTGGATGCCTTCAAGCTGCTGGCGGGGTCACTGCTGGCATGGATCCTGCTGCGGGCAGGTTTTCCGGCGCAACAGGCCGTGCAGCCCGGCCTGATGTACCGCTTTGCATGGGGCACGTTCACGCCGGCACCGGTCGCGACCTTCCTGACCGTCGCCCTTGTCGCGCTGGCGCAGGTCAAGGTCAACATCACCAATGCCTATGCCGGGTCGCTGGCATGGTCGAATTTCTTCTCCCGCCTGACCCATACCCATCCGGGGCGGGTATTCTATGTCGTATTCAATGTCGCCATCGCGTTCGTACTGATGGAAGCGGGACTGGTCAGCACGATCCAGACCGGCATCACGCTGTACGGCGTGCTGGCCTGTGCATGGATTGGCGCGATCGTGGGGGACGTGACCATCTGCAAGCCGCTTGGCCTCAGCCCCGCGCTGGTGGAGTTCAAGCGCGCCATGCTGCCGGATTTCAACATTGTGGGTCTGGGGGCATGGGCGCTGGCCGCAGGTACGGGCCTGGCCGCCTACCGCGGGGCCTTTGGCGCCCATGCCGCCGCCTACGCCCCCTTCCTGACGCTGGCGGTGGCCTGGGCCACGGCACCCGTGCTGGCATGGCTGACACATGGCCGCACCTATCTGGCACGTCCGCAGCCTGCCGGGTGGAACACGCGTCCGGCCATGGAATGCGTGATATGCGAACATACGTTCGAGGCGGAGGACATGGCATCCTGCCCTGCCTATGGCGGGACGATCTGCTCACTGTGCTGTTCGCTGGACGGGCGCTGCCGTGACCGCTGCAAGCCGGTTTCCACACGCATGGGCAGCCAGTTGACGGCCCCCCTGCGCGCCCTGCCGCCTTCCGTGCGCCGCAGGCTTCTGGCGCCGGGCGGGCGGTTTGCGCTCATGCTGGGCGGCATGACGCTTGGGCTGGGGCTGGTGGCATGGCAGATGGGATATGCGTGGAACGGCATGTTCCTGCTTGTCCTTGTGGCCAGCGCCATCGGGACGTGGCTGCTGGTCATGGCACAGGAAGGCCGCCGCACGGCCACGCGTGAGACACTGCACCAGACCCGGCTGCTCATGAACGAGATCCGCGCCCGCCGCCGCACCGACCATGCGCTCAAGCACGCGCGGGAAAAGGCGGAGGCGGCAAGCCTGGCCAAGACCCGTTACATCAGCGGCATAAGCCATGAAATCCGTTCGCCACTCAACGCCATCATGGGCTATATCCAGCTTCTGCAGCATGACGCACGCCTGCCACCCGAACGCCACAGGGCGCTGGGCACCATGCGCGAAAGTGGCGAGCACATCACCAGCATCCTGTCGGGCCTGCTCGACATATCGCGCATCGAGGCCGGGCGGATCGAACTCCATGCCGATACCGTCGCCCTGCCCGCCTTCCTTGAATCGGTTGCCCAGATGATCCGCCCGCAGGCCATGGCCAAGGGGCTGGATCTTGTCTGGCAGCCCGGCTACCTGCCCGCCGTGGTCACGTGTGACGAGCACCGCCTGCGCCAGATCCTGCTCAACCTGCTGTCCAATGCGGTCAAGTTCACCCGCCGTGGCAGCGTGACATTCTCCGCCCGCTGGCATGGCCAGATCGCGGAATTCATCATAGCCGATACCGGACCCGGCATTGCGGAGGCCGACTACACCCGCATATTCGAACCCTTCGAGCGCGGCGCGGGAAGCGCGGGCGTGCCGGGCACCGGGCTGGGGCTGACCATTACCCGGCTGCTGACGGAAATCCTTGGCGGGGAACTGACATTCACCAGCAAACCGGGCGAAGGCTCGCGCTTTCGCGTGCGGCTCATGCTGTCGAACCGGCAGGTGGAACCTGCACCCCAGCTTCCTGCCATTCCGGTCGGATATGAAGGCACGCGGCGCACCGTGCTGGTGGTGGACGACAATGCCGAACACCGGCTGATCATGCGCGAAATCCTTGAACACTGCGGCTTTGTGTTCGAGGGCGCGGAAAATGGCGCGGAATGCCTTGACCGCCTGCCCATCGTGCGCCCGGACCTGCTGCTGCTGGATCTGTCCATGCCGGGCATGGACGGGCGCGACCTTGCGCTACGGATACGGCAGTCTCCCTTTTCCTCCGTACCGATCATGTTCCTGACCGGCAATCTGGTGGAGAGCGCGGACCGCCATGTCCCCTCGCTGGATGACTGCCCGGTGCTGGGCAAACCCGTGAACCTGTCCGTGCTGATCACCGAAATCGGGCAGATGCTTGACCTGGCATGGATTTTTCCGACAGACGGCATGGCTGGCACGGTGGACGGGCCGACAGCCCCGGCAGCCCCCCTGCCCGAGGCGGAACGCGCCACGCTTCTGGGCCTGCTCGATGCCGGCAACATGCGGCGCCTGCGTGAGCATCTTGTCATGCTCCAGACCGAAAACCCCACCCTGCGCGAAGCACTGGCCCCGCTGGGTGAACTGGCCGCCACCTATCAGCTCGAAGCCCTGCGGCATCACCTGGAGCCACCCGCGCCATGA
- the urtA gene encoding urea ABC transporter substrate-binding protein: protein MPVNRPHLSRRAFGRLALASSAAAVGGMWRSAPARAAAPTGEPIRVGILHSLSGTMAISETTLKDVMLMLIAEQNRRGGVLGRPLEPVVVDPASNWPLFAEKARQLLSVDRAAAVFGCWTSVSRKSVLPVFEELNGILFYPVQYEGQECSRNIFYTGAAPNQQAIPAVDYLLSEDGGGARRFALIGTDYVYPRTTNQILVNYLRAKGIAEADIMVNYTPFGQSDWQTIVSQIKAFGSAGRKTAVVSTINGDANVPFYKELGNQGISATDIPVMAFSVGEEELAGMDTAPLVGQLAAWNYFESIDTPANTAFIKQWHDYTKNPKRTTNDPMEAHYIGFNMWVQAVTKAGTTDHDRVIDAMIGIRQPNLTGGVAEMLPDHHLTKPVYIGEIQEDGQFSVVWKTPGLVPGQAWSPWVPETKDMIGDWSQPVSCGNYNKATRTCLGHKHA, encoded by the coding sequence ATGCCTGTCAACCGGCCCCATCTTTCCCGGCGTGCGTTCGGACGTCTTGCCCTTGCCTCCTCGGCGGCTGCTGTGGGGGGGATGTGGCGGTCCGCCCCGGCGCGTGCGGCAGCCCCCACGGGTGAGCCGATCAGGGTGGGCATCCTGCATTCCCTCTCCGGCACGATGGCCATCAGCGAGACCACGCTGAAGGATGTCATGCTTATGCTGATTGCCGAACAGAACCGCAGGGGGGGCGTGCTGGGGCGGCCGCTGGAACCCGTGGTGGTGGACCCGGCCTCCAACTGGCCGCTTTTTGCCGAAAAGGCGCGCCAGCTGCTGTCGGTGGACAGGGCGGCGGCCGTGTTCGGCTGCTGGACCAGCGTGTCACGCAAATCGGTGCTGCCGGTGTTCGAGGAACTCAACGGCATCCTGTTCTATCCCGTGCAGTATGAAGGACAGGAATGCAGCCGCAACATCTTCTATACCGGTGCTGCCCCCAACCAGCAGGCTATCCCGGCGGTTGATTACCTGCTGAGCGAGGACGGCGGCGGGGCAAGGCGGTTCGCGCTGATCGGCACGGACTACGTCTATCCGCGCACGACCAACCAGATCCTTGTCAACTACCTCAGGGCCAAGGGAATCGCGGAAGCGGACATCATGGTCAATTATACGCCGTTCGGGCAGTCCGACTGGCAAACCATCGTCTCCCAGATCAAGGCCTTTGGCTCGGCAGGCAGGAAGACCGCCGTGGTTTCGACCATCAATGGCGATGCGAACGTGCCGTTCTACAAGGAACTGGGCAATCAGGGCATTTCGGCCACCGACATCCCGGTCATGGCCTTCAGTGTGGGGGAGGAGGAACTGGCGGGCATGGATACCGCGCCGCTGGTGGGCCAGCTTGCCGCATGGAACTATTTCGAAAGCATCGACACGCCTGCCAACACCGCCTTCATCAAACAGTGGCACGACTATACCAAAAACCCCAAGCGTACCACCAACGACCCGATGGAAGCGCATTATATCGGCTTCAACATGTGGGTGCAGGCCGTAACGAAGGCAGGCACGACCGATCATGACAGGGTGATCGATGCCATGATCGGCATCCGCCAGCCCAACCTGACGGGCGGCGTCGCCGAAATGCTGCCCGACCATCACCTGACCAAACCGGTCTATATCGGTGAAATCCAGGAAGACGGCCAGTTCTCGGTCGTATGGAAAACGCCCGGCCTCGTACCCGGTCAGGCATGGTCGCCCTGGGTGCCGGAAACGAAGGATATGATCGGGGACTGGAGCCAGCCCGTCTCGTGCGGAAATTACAACAAGGCAACCCGGACCTGCCTTGGGCACAAACATGCTTAA